From the genome of Drosophila melanogaster chromosome 2L, one region includes:
- the CG43394 gene encoding uncharacterized protein, isoform D, producing the protein MILRTHLWLGVLLAALLLNTVVSGEDEDYGGEMIGSSLGGNDEIYDPAQLEAEVEKEMEQHRNSLEEDQTESSQVMELEVSTMRPMESRMNTMAPYSGENSSAEMIDDASTQKRVSKVDKPARDYYYEDAPEDEMVASTTAKVATTMIPEYVRQAKAERFPQRDQEHTSTDYIEEDATKSVDEEPPADQFYRVEQHEPIPQAQVQQLPSRDKPKPFEYSSEDDYYDEHAEAKTTTTSTSTTQAPLPILRARFGGFPWATTQAPSPPTTSSTSSTTTTSTTTTTTTTSTTTTPSPRKQPKHIQVTGGLKPELLPADQLRNYIKDVYIRMPLAVIVDPSSASLEQAKRLYIDALQDKNIDIKIVLVTLNAAGAPSAFSFNNTREFIAGLNSTKEHEGGNSFVGVLHAAELVPYDSAVFISTAVIPPHTELVQDAAITLLKKRIRLFLLWYGERSGSENETEDAVGGILGEVAIRSGGEIIHIVSTEHGQHIAGNTLTLVADAYQGSQELDLPVDTTLSSLHVRIDANMRRATMETPNGG; encoded by the exons ATGATTTTGAGAACGCACCTCTGGCTGGGAGTGCTCCTGGCGGCGTTGCTACTAAATACCGTAGTTTCTGGAGAGGATGAAGACTATGGCGGCGAAATGATTGGCTCTAGCCTCGGAGGCAACGATGAGATCTACGATCCTGCTCAACTGGAGGCCGAGGTAGAAAAAGAGATGGAGCAGCATCGCAATAGCTTGGAGGAGGACCAAACCGAAAGTTCTCAAGTCATGGAGCTGGAAGTGAGCACCATGAGGCCCATGGAGAGCAGAATGAACACCATGGCTCCGTATTCCGGGGAAAACTCATCCGCCGAAATGATAGACGATGCTTCCACCCAAAAACGTGTATCAAAGGTGGACAAACCCGCGCGAGATTATTATTACGAAGATGCGCCCGAGGATGAGATGGTTGCCAGCACAACAGCAAAAGTGGCTACCACCATGATACCGGAATATGTGCGTCAGGCCAAGGCAGAAAGATTCCCCCAGCGAGATCAGGAGCATACTTCAACTGACTACATCGAGGAGGATGCCACCAAGTCGGTGGATGAGGAGCCTCCAGCTGATCAGTTCTACCGAGTTGAGCAACACGAACCCATTCCCCAGGCTCAAGTCCAACAGCTGCCCAGTCGGGACAAACCCAAACCGTTTGAGTACTCCTCTGAGGATGATTACTACGATGAGCATGCAGAAGCTAAGACGACCACAACAAGCACTTCCACCACACAGGCACCTTTGCCCATACTAAGGGCTCGTTTCGGTGGATTTCCCTGGGCCACCACCCAGGCACCCAGTCCTCCTACCACCAGTTCAACAAGCTCAACGACAACTAcatcgacgacgacgacaacgacCACCACATCAACCACAACAACTCCCAGTCCTAGAAAACAGCCCAAGCACATCCAAGTGACCGGTGGCTTAAAGCCGGAATTGTTGCCCGCGGATCAGCTGCGCAACTACATCAAGGATGTGTACATTCGCATGCCTCTGGCTGTGATTGTGGATCCTTCTTCCGCATCCTTGGAGCAGGCAAAGCGTCTCTATATCGATGCTTTGCAGGACAAGAACATCGATATCAAAATAGTTTTGGTAACACTTAATGCAGCCG GTGCTCCTTCTGCCTTCAGCTTCAACAACACCCGGGAGTTCATCGCTGGCTTGAATAGCACCAAGGAGCACGAGGGCGGCAACTCGTTTGTGGGCGTTTTGCATGCCGCCGAGCTGGTTCCCTACGACAGTGCTGTTTTCATCTCGACCGCAGTCATCCCACCACACACGGAACTGGTCCAAGATGCGGCCATTACTCTTCTAAAGAAGAGGATCAGG TTATTCCTTTTGTGGTACGGAGAGCGATCGGGCAGCGAAAACGAAACGGAGGACGCAGTGGGCGGCATTCTGGGTGAGGTGGCCATCCGATCCGGTGGCGAGATCATCCACATTGTGAGCACCGAGCACGGACAGCATATAGCTGGCAATACG CTCACCCTAGTAGCGGACGCGTATCAAGGTAGTCAAGAGCTGGATCTGCCAGTTGACACGACGTTGTCCAGTCTTCATGTGCGAATCGATGCGAATATGAGACGGGCCACGATGGAGACGCCGAATGGTGGTTAG
- the CG42763 gene encoding uncharacterized protein has product MIKEIYFQLVIVSLAVLLPANSYPLEPNAENACEFIRNVARFPDDENAWWEKSKSLANSILETKINYKGSYRSCNQYVATLQNLKNRGNELNASSPWAQIIEYLNASSQEYEGGPCTDEEPYSYIYSSNIKNMKNDIRELSQHVKDQIEYHNLVAHIDTNVNTIINTLSGFSIPILKYLTRFPSAKCTLPN; this is encoded by the exons ATGATTAAGGAAATATACTTCCAACTCGTCATTGTTTCGCTGGCTGTACTG TTACCAGCGAATAGTTATCCCCTGGAGCCAAATGCGGAAAATGCATGCGAATTTATCAGGAACGTTGCGCGATTTCCAGACGATGAGAATGCTTGGTGGGAAAAGAGTAAAAGTTTAGCCAATTCCATTTTGGAGACCAAAATCAATTATAAAGGATCATACCGTTCCTGTAACCAATATGTTGCTACCCtacaaaatctaaaaaatcgtggaaatgaattaaatgcaTCCAGTCCTTGGGCACAAATAATTGAATATCTTAACGCATCCTCACAGGAATATGAAGGTGGTCCGTGTACTGATGAGGAACCCTACAGTTATATATATTCAAGTAACATTAAAAACATGAAAAACGATATACGCGAATTGAGTCAACATGTGAAAGATCAAATCGAATATCATAATTTGGTGGCACATATTGATACGAATGTCAATACGATCATAAATACATTATCTGGTTTCTCTATTCCGATATTGAAGTATTTAACACGGTTTCCTTCGGCAAAGTGTACTCTGCCCAATTGA
- the CG43394 gene encoding uncharacterized protein, isoform C — MILRTHLWLGVLLAALLLNTVVSGEDEDYGGEMIGSSLGGNDEIYDPAQLEAEVEKEMEQHRNSLEEDQTESSQVMELEVSTMRPMESRMNTMAPYSGENSSAEMIDDASTQKRVSKVDKPARDYYYEDAPEDEMVASTTAKVATTMIPEYVRQAKAERFPQRDQEHTSTDYIEEDATKSVDEEPPADQFYRVEQHEPIPQAQVQQLPSRDKPKPFEYSSEDDYYDEHAEAKTTTTSTSTTQAPLPILRARFGGFPWATTQAPSPPTTSSTSSTTTTSTTTTTTTTSTTTTPSPRKQPKHIQVTGGLKPELLPADQLRNYIKDVYIRMPLAVIVDPSSASLEQAKRLYIDALQDKNIDIKIVLVTLNAAGAPSAFSFNNTREFIAGLNSTKEHEGGNSFVGVLHAAELVPYDSAVFISTAVIPPHTELVQDAAITLLKKRIRLFLLWYGERSGSENETEDAVGGILGEVAIRSGGEIIHIVSTEHGQHIAGNTLTLVADAYQGSQELDLPVDTTLSSLHVRIDANMRRATMETPNGEINLKKLAKFGGVNVTETLNNQELDAYVPLNKLRRASIFKLKLQPELHDKYNVFVRAERKADVFLGDIIKRIDSYYKTGQTKAKSAKLQFPDKEKDTEKLEEDVDSPKNEIETFSEQEIQSSPNLNQTLLAPSTGQSRSTLNAMLLQRCGTKIELGIESKLLVMAGQTATLLFEVTNMKTETVYSTIQVTDERRFLVQLNPTRLSLRAQETATVRLTVLVPTGTAQGTTDRITFTNYGRETSTLAVNLKVVTSIDAQDSTGPTLSWEFGSRCDYLTPESQNCGERFWTVDVTAQDWQSGMMRLQASPPEGLFYRNYYTAGSTEPLKATYMASCCEPKVSLIAFDAAGNQRSLTIDVRDVYLNEAAIAAICLGVILLILLIAALIWSIVWCCRRRKTTLELPTYRSHSTRSME, encoded by the exons ATGATTTTGAGAACGCACCTCTGGCTGGGAGTGCTCCTGGCGGCGTTGCTACTAAATACCGTAGTTTCTGGAGAGGATGAAGACTATGGCGGCGAAATGATTGGCTCTAGCCTCGGAGGCAACGATGAGATCTACGATCCTGCTCAACTGGAGGCCGAGGTAGAAAAAGAGATGGAGCAGCATCGCAATAGCTTGGAGGAGGACCAAACCGAAAGTTCTCAAGTCATGGAGCTGGAAGTGAGCACCATGAGGCCCATGGAGAGCAGAATGAACACCATGGCTCCGTATTCCGGGGAAAACTCATCCGCCGAAATGATAGACGATGCTTCCACCCAAAAACGTGTATCAAAGGTGGACAAACCCGCGCGAGATTATTATTACGAAGATGCGCCCGAGGATGAGATGGTTGCCAGCACAACAGCAAAAGTGGCTACCACCATGATACCGGAATATGTGCGTCAGGCCAAGGCAGAAAGATTCCCCCAGCGAGATCAGGAGCATACTTCAACTGACTACATCGAGGAGGATGCCACCAAGTCGGTGGATGAGGAGCCTCCAGCTGATCAGTTCTACCGAGTTGAGCAACACGAACCCATTCCCCAGGCTCAAGTCCAACAGCTGCCCAGTCGGGACAAACCCAAACCGTTTGAGTACTCCTCTGAGGATGATTACTACGATGAGCATGCAGAAGCTAAGACGACCACAACAAGCACTTCCACCACACAGGCACCTTTGCCCATACTAAGGGCTCGTTTCGGTGGATTTCCCTGGGCCACCACCCAGGCACCCAGTCCTCCTACCACCAGTTCAACAAGCTCAACGACAACTAcatcgacgacgacgacaacgacCACCACATCAACCACAACAACTCCCAGTCCTAGAAAACAGCCCAAGCACATCCAAGTGACCGGTGGCTTAAAGCCGGAATTGTTGCCCGCGGATCAGCTGCGCAACTACATCAAGGATGTGTACATTCGCATGCCTCTGGCTGTGATTGTGGATCCTTCTTCCGCATCCTTGGAGCAGGCAAAGCGTCTCTATATCGATGCTTTGCAGGACAAGAACATCGATATCAAAATAGTTTTGGTAACACTTAATGCAGCCG GTGCTCCTTCTGCCTTCAGCTTCAACAACACCCGGGAGTTCATCGCTGGCTTGAATAGCACCAAGGAGCACGAGGGCGGCAACTCGTTTGTGGGCGTTTTGCATGCCGCCGAGCTGGTTCCCTACGACAGTGCTGTTTTCATCTCGACCGCAGTCATCCCACCACACACGGAACTGGTCCAAGATGCGGCCATTACTCTTCTAAAGAAGAGGATCAGG TTATTCCTTTTGTGGTACGGAGAGCGATCGGGCAGCGAAAACGAAACGGAGGACGCAGTGGGCGGCATTCTGGGTGAGGTGGCCATCCGATCCGGTGGCGAGATCATCCACATTGTGAGCACCGAGCACGGACAGCATATAGCTGGCAATACG CTCACCCTAGTAGCGGACGCGTATCAAGGTAGTCAAGAGCTGGATCTGCCAGTTGACACGACGTTGTCCAGTCTTCATGTGCGAATCGATGCGAATATGAGACGGGCCACGATGGAGACGCCGAATGGTG AGATCAATTTGAAGAAACTAGCGAAATTCGGCGGAGTTAATGTCACGGAAACGTTAAATAACCAAGAACTTGATGCCTACGTACCGCTAAACAAGCTGCGACGCGCGTCGATTTTCAAACTGAAGTTACAGCCCGAGCTGCACGACAAGTACAATGTGTTTGTTCGCGCCGAAAGAAAAGCGGATGTGTTTCTGG GCGACATCATCAAACGCATCGACAGCTACTACAAAACCGGACAAACAAAGGCCAAATCAGCCAAACTTCAGTTTCCCGACAAGGAAAAGGACACGGAAAAGCTAGAGGAAGATGTGGACTCCCCGAAGAACGAAATCGAAACCTTTTCGGAGCAGGAAATCCAAAGTTCTCCTAATCTGAATCAAACGCTTTTAGCTCCCAGCACTGGGCAGTCGAGAAGCACCCTAAATGCCATGCTTCTCCAGCGATGTGGCACAAAAATTGAGTTGGGCATTGAATCGAAACTGCTGGTGATGGCTGGTCAAACAGCTACGCTACTCTTTGAGGTCACCAACATGAAAACGGAAACGGTTTACTCCACCATTCAAGTCACCGACGAGCGGCGCTTCTTGGTTCAACTGAATCCTACCAG ATTAAGCCTGCGCGCCCAGGAGACGGCTACAGTGCGTCTGACTGTTCTGGTGCCCACTGGCACAGCTCAGGGCACCACAGACCGGATTACCTTCACCAATTACGGTCGCGAAACATCTACTCTGGCGGTAAATCTTAAAGTGGTGACTAGCATAGATGCTCAG GACTCAACTGGACCTACACTATCCTGGGAGTTTGGCAGCCGCTGTGATTACCTGACGCCCGAATCCCAGAATTGTGGTGAACGTTTTTGGACTGTGGATGTGACCGCTCAGGACTGGCAGTCAGGCATGATGCGTTTGCAGGCCTCGCCGCCAGAGGGTCTTTTCTACAGAAACTATTATACTGCTGGTAGCACAGAGCCCCTGAAGGCAACCTACATGGCCTCTTGCTGCGAACCAAAGGTATCACTCATCGCTTTCGATGCGGCCGGGAACCAGAGAAGCCTCACCATCGATGTCAGAGATGTGTATTTGAACGAGGCCGCCATTGCAGCCATTTGCCTTGGAGTCATTCTCCTGATCCTGCTTATTGCAGCCCTCATATGGAGCATTGTGTGGTGTTGCAGACGGAGGAAGACAACGCTGGAGCTGCCCACATATAGATCCCACTCCACTAGGAGCATGGAGTAG
- the CG43394 gene encoding uncharacterized protein, isoform E yields the protein MILRTHLWLGVLLAALLLNTVVSGEDEDYGGEMIGSSLGGNDEIYDPAQLEAEVEKEMEQHRNSLEEDQTESSQVMELEVSTMRPMESRMNTMAPYSGENSSAEMIDDASTQKRVSKVDKPARDYYYEDAPEDEMVASTTAKVATTMIPEYVRQAKAERFPQRDQEHTSTDYIEEDATKSVDEEPPADQFYRVEQHEPIPQAQVQQLPSRDKPKPFEYSSEDDYYDEHAEAKTTTTSTSTTQAPLPILRARFGGFPWATTQAPSPPTTSSTSSTTTTSTTTTTTTTSTTTTPSPRKQPKHIQVTGGLKPELLPADQLRNYIKDVYIRMPLAVIVDPSSASLEQAKRLYIDALQDKNIDIKIVLVTLNAAGAPSAFSFNNTREFIAGLNSTKEHEGGNSFVGVLHAAELVPYDSAVFISTAVIPPHTELVQDAAITLLKKRIRLFLLWYGERSGSENETEDAVGGILGEVAIRSGGEIIHIVSTEHGQHIAGNTVRYERDDSNEQTRPAIGVIKVCGPETDLAGKA from the exons ATGATTTTGAGAACGCACCTCTGGCTGGGAGTGCTCCTGGCGGCGTTGCTACTAAATACCGTAGTTTCTGGAGAGGATGAAGACTATGGCGGCGAAATGATTGGCTCTAGCCTCGGAGGCAACGATGAGATCTACGATCCTGCTCAACTGGAGGCCGAGGTAGAAAAAGAGATGGAGCAGCATCGCAATAGCTTGGAGGAGGACCAAACCGAAAGTTCTCAAGTCATGGAGCTGGAAGTGAGCACCATGAGGCCCATGGAGAGCAGAATGAACACCATGGCTCCGTATTCCGGGGAAAACTCATCCGCCGAAATGATAGACGATGCTTCCACCCAAAAACGTGTATCAAAGGTGGACAAACCCGCGCGAGATTATTATTACGAAGATGCGCCCGAGGATGAGATGGTTGCCAGCACAACAGCAAAAGTGGCTACCACCATGATACCGGAATATGTGCGTCAGGCCAAGGCAGAAAGATTCCCCCAGCGAGATCAGGAGCATACTTCAACTGACTACATCGAGGAGGATGCCACCAAGTCGGTGGATGAGGAGCCTCCAGCTGATCAGTTCTACCGAGTTGAGCAACACGAACCCATTCCCCAGGCTCAAGTCCAACAGCTGCCCAGTCGGGACAAACCCAAACCGTTTGAGTACTCCTCTGAGGATGATTACTACGATGAGCATGCAGAAGCTAAGACGACCACAACAAGCACTTCCACCACACAGGCACCTTTGCCCATACTAAGGGCTCGTTTCGGTGGATTTCCCTGGGCCACCACCCAGGCACCCAGTCCTCCTACCACCAGTTCAACAAGCTCAACGACAACTAcatcgacgacgacgacaacgacCACCACATCAACCACAACAACTCCCAGTCCTAGAAAACAGCCCAAGCACATCCAAGTGACCGGTGGCTTAAAGCCGGAATTGTTGCCCGCGGATCAGCTGCGCAACTACATCAAGGATGTGTACATTCGCATGCCTCTGGCTGTGATTGTGGATCCTTCTTCCGCATCCTTGGAGCAGGCAAAGCGTCTCTATATCGATGCTTTGCAGGACAAGAACATCGATATCAAAATAGTTTTGGTAACACTTAATGCAGCCG GTGCTCCTTCTGCCTTCAGCTTCAACAACACCCGGGAGTTCATCGCTGGCTTGAATAGCACCAAGGAGCACGAGGGCGGCAACTCGTTTGTGGGCGTTTTGCATGCCGCCGAGCTGGTTCCCTACGACAGTGCTGTTTTCATCTCGACCGCAGTCATCCCACCACACACGGAACTGGTCCAAGATGCGGCCATTACTCTTCTAAAGAAGAGGATCAGG TTATTCCTTTTGTGGTACGGAGAGCGATCGGGCAGCGAAAACGAAACGGAGGACGCAGTGGGCGGCATTCTGGGTGAGGTGGCCATCCGATCCGGTGGCGAGATCATCCACATTGTGAGCACCGAGCACGGACAGCATATAGCTGGCAATACGGTGAGATATGAGCGCGATGATAGCAACGAGCAAACCCGACCAGCAATTGGGGTAATTAAAGTGTGCGGGCCAGAGACAGATTTGGCGGGGAAGGCCTAA
- the CG42762 gene encoding uncharacterized protein — translation MRFSVIILSLNLLSLSSGFPMEQGNDCELLEHVDTDDLWSNIFDNVRRSLEDAIKRASNLEKCKSQVEFLQSCLDRANRVNSPKEQMQYVVEFIGYQEMHSKNEPTRTNTYFGKNMIHLFKKTVDKLTQLSKKLIKVSEKIDERLSKTIDKSRKLLFGQET, via the exons ATGCGTTTCTCTGTAATAATTCTATCACTCAATTTATTG AGTCTCTCCAGTGGATTTCCCATGGAACAGGGAAATGATTGCGAACTTTTGGAACATGTTGATACCGACGATTTGTGGTCAAATATATTTGATAATGTTAGGAGATCTCTGGAAGATGCCATCAAACGGGCATCGAATTTGGAAAAGTGCAAATCCCAAGTCGAATTTCTTCAAAGCTGTCTGGATCGCGCCAATAGGGTTAATTCCCCAAAGGAACAAATGCAGTACGTTGTTGAATTCATTGGCTACCAGGAAATGCATTCCAAAAATGAACCTACACGCACAAATACCTATTTTGGAAAGAACATGATACATTTATTCAAGAAAACTGTCGACAAACTTACGCAGCTGagcaaaaaactaattaaagtGTCGGAAAAAATTGATGAGAGATTGAGCAAAACAATTGACAAAAGTAGGAAATtactttttggccaagaaacTTGA
- the CG31606 gene encoding uncharacterized protein codes for MSFPRIIFFLVLLAFARSDPVERNTEAICQFFQHVRAFQADWWEDSVILMKRMLEEMVNALEPYIEYAEYRKTMQDYLEHGKTIVTSSRLEDKMAFVQGFNEHGDQPTLVGSPSKRQALTRPLNHFQSNMISKVFTEFHKKLIKAADDLERVVRFPDNSARGELFGLLEQYRASGIGSMTEEIASRILALKDNYQCA; via the exons ATGTCATTTCCTCGGATCATTTTTTTCCTTGTGTTGCTG GCATTTGCCAGGAGTGATCCTGTTGAAAGGAATACGGAAGCCATTTGCCAGTTTTTCCAACACGTTCGAGCGTTTCAAGCAGACTGGTGGGAGGACTCAGTTATCCTGATGAAGAGAATGTTGGAGGAAATGGTCAATGCCCTAGAGCCCTATATCGAATATGCAGAGTACAGGAAAACCATGCAGGACTATCTCGAGCATGGAAAGACCATAGTTACGTCCAGTCGTTTGGAAGATAAGATGGCATTTGTTCAAGGATTCAATGAACACGGTGACCAGCCAACTCTAGTCGGATCACCCTCCAAGAGGCAGGCGCTCACCAGACCTCTAAACCATTTCCAATCGAATATGATTTCCAAAGTGTTCACTGAGTTCCATAAAAAACTGATCAAAGCTGCTGACGACTTGGAGCGAGTAGTGCGATTCCCGGATAACTCTGCTAGGGGGGAACTTTTTGGGCTTCTCGAGCAATATCGGGCCAGTGGTATTGGAAGTATGACTGAAGAGATAGCTTCTCGAATCCTGGCGCTAAAGGATAATTACCAGTGTGCCTAG